In Pseudomonas alcaliphila JAB1, a single window of DNA contains:
- a CDS encoding glutamine synthetase family protein → MSTKLDQLTSWLKERKITEVECLISDLTGIARGKISPTNKFLDEKGMRLPESVLLQTVTGDYVEDDIYYDLLDEADIDMFCRPDANAVFVVPWAIEPTAMVIHDTFDKQGNPIELSPRNILKKVLQMYAEKGWKPIVAPEMEFYLTKRNSDPDFPLVAPVGRSGRPETGRQSFSIDAANEFDPLFEDMYDWCELQGLDLDTLIHEEGPAQMEINFRHGDALHLADQILVFKRTMREAALKHDVAATFMAKPITDEPGSAMHIHQSVVDIKTGKNIFSNEDGTMSELFMHHIGGLQKYIPELLPLFAPNVNSFRRFLPDTSAPVNVEWGEENRTVGLRVPEATPQNRRVENRLAGADANPYLVLAATLLCGYMGMVGGVKPGAPVKGRGYERRNLRLPVTIESALERMEACKDAEKFLGEKFIRGYVAVKRAEHENFKRVISSWEREFLLLSV, encoded by the coding sequence ATGAGTACCAAGCTAGACCAGCTCACGAGCTGGCTGAAAGAACGCAAAATCACCGAAGTCGAATGCCTGATCAGTGACCTGACCGGCATTGCCCGCGGCAAGATCTCGCCGACCAACAAGTTTCTCGACGAGAAAGGCATGCGCCTCCCCGAGAGCGTGCTGCTGCAGACCGTGACCGGCGACTATGTCGAGGACGACATCTATTACGACCTGCTGGACGAAGCGGACATCGACATGTTCTGCCGTCCGGACGCCAACGCTGTCTTCGTCGTGCCCTGGGCCATCGAGCCCACCGCCATGGTGATCCACGATACGTTCGACAAGCAGGGCAACCCTATCGAACTGTCGCCGCGCAACATCCTCAAGAAGGTGTTGCAGATGTACGCCGAGAAGGGCTGGAAGCCCATCGTCGCACCGGAGATGGAGTTCTACCTGACCAAGCGCAACAGCGATCCGGACTTCCCGCTGGTAGCACCTGTTGGCCGCTCCGGCCGCCCGGAAACCGGCCGGCAGAGCTTTTCCATCGACGCGGCCAACGAGTTCGACCCGCTGTTCGAAGACATGTACGACTGGTGCGAACTGCAAGGCCTGGATCTGGACACCCTGATCCACGAAGAAGGCCCGGCGCAGATGGAAATCAACTTCCGTCATGGCGATGCACTGCACCTGGCCGACCAGATTCTGGTGTTCAAGCGCACCATGCGTGAGGCCGCGCTCAAGCATGACGTGGCGGCCACGTTCATGGCCAAGCCGATCACCGACGAGCCTGGCAGCGCCATGCACATCCACCAGAGCGTGGTCGACATCAAAACCGGCAAGAACATCTTCTCCAATGAAGACGGGACGATGAGCGAGCTGTTCATGCACCACATCGGGGGGCTGCAGAAATACATCCCCGAGCTGCTGCCGCTGTTCGCGCCGAACGTCAACTCGTTCCGCCGCTTCCTGCCCGATACCTCGGCGCCGGTGAACGTGGAATGGGGCGAGGAGAACCGCACCGTAGGCCTGCGCGTGCCTGAGGCGACTCCGCAGAACCGTCGTGTGGAAAACCGCCTGGCTGGCGCTGATGCCAACCCCTACCTGGTGCTGGCGGCGACCCTGCTGTGCGGCTACATGGGCATGGTCGGCGGGGTCAAACCCGGCGCGCCGGTCAAGGGCCGCGGTTACGAGCGTCGCAATCTGCGCCTGCCGGTGACCATCGAGAGCGCCCTGGAGCGTATGGAAGCCTGCAAGGACGCCGAGAAATTCCTCGGCGAGAAGTTCATCCGTGGCTATGTCGCGGTCAAGCGTGCCGAGCACGAGAACTTCAAGCGCGTGATCAGCTCCTGGGAACGCGAGTTCCTCTTGCTGTCGGTGTAG
- a CDS encoding polyamine ABC transporter substrate-binding protein, translated as MRVTLPKSLIALAASAVCGVALAQPKVHIYNWSDYIGEETLAKFEAKTGIKPIYDVFDSNETLEGKLLAGRSGYDLVVPSNHFLGKQIRAGAFQPLDRSKLSNWDNLDPALLKQLETNDPGNQYSVPYLWGTNGIGYNVEKVKAALGIEEIDSWAVLFEAENIKKLSQCGVAFLDSGDEMIPAMLNYLGLDPNSTNPDDYAKAEAKLLEVRPYVTYFHSSKYIGDLANGNICVAAGFSGDILQAADRADEAGKGIEIAYSIPKEGANLWFDMMAIPADAANVEQAHAFINFLLEPEVIAEVSDYVGYANPNTKADEFMDEEVRNDPSVYPSQAVLDKLYISAELPVRVQRLMTRSWTKVKSGQ; from the coding sequence GTGCGAGTTACCCTGCCCAAGTCTCTGATCGCCCTGGCGGCCTCCGCTGTCTGTGGTGTGGCCCTGGCCCAACCCAAGGTGCACATCTACAACTGGAGCGATTACATCGGCGAAGAGACGCTGGCCAAGTTCGAGGCGAAAACCGGCATCAAGCCGATCTATGACGTCTTCGACTCCAACGAAACCCTCGAAGGCAAACTGCTCGCCGGCCGCAGTGGCTACGATCTGGTGGTGCCGTCCAACCATTTCCTCGGCAAGCAGATTCGCGCCGGCGCCTTCCAGCCGCTCGACCGCAGCAAGCTGAGCAACTGGGACAACCTCGATCCGGCGCTGCTCAAGCAGCTGGAAACCAACGACCCCGGTAACCAGTATTCGGTGCCCTACCTGTGGGGCACCAACGGCATCGGCTACAACGTCGAGAAGGTCAAGGCCGCGCTCGGCATCGAAGAGATCGATTCCTGGGCCGTGCTGTTCGAAGCCGAGAACATCAAGAAACTCAGCCAGTGCGGCGTCGCCTTCCTCGACTCCGGTGATGAAATGATTCCGGCCATGCTCAATTACCTTGGCCTGGACCCCAACAGCACCAACCCCGACGACTACGCCAAGGCCGAGGCCAAGCTGCTGGAAGTGCGTCCCTACGTCACCTACTTCCACAGCTCCAAGTACATCGGTGATCTGGCCAACGGCAACATCTGCGTGGCTGCCGGTTTCTCCGGCGACATCCTGCAGGCCGCCGACCGTGCCGACGAGGCCGGCAAGGGCATCGAAATCGCCTACAGCATTCCCAAGGAAGGCGCCAACCTCTGGTTCGACATGATGGCCATTCCCGCCGATGCGGCGAACGTCGAACAAGCGCATGCCTTCATCAACTTCCTCCTCGAGCCCGAGGTGATCGCCGAAGTCAGTGACTACGTCGGTTATGCCAACCCCAATACCAAGGCGGATGAATTCATGGATGAGGAGGTGCGCAACGACCCCTCCGTTTACCCGTCACAAGCGGTGCTGGACAAACTGTACATCTCCGCCGAGCTGCCGGTTCGCGTGCAGCGCCTGATGACCCGCAGTTGGACCAAGGTCAAGTCGGGTCAGTAA
- a CDS encoding extracellular solute-binding protein, whose translation MKTFGKTLLALSLTAAVAGAAQADSKVLHVYNWSDYIAEDTLANFEKETGIKVVYDVFDSNEVLEAKLLAGSSGYDVVVPSNPFLAKQIKAGVFQKLDKSKLPNWSNLDKDLLKALEPSDPGNQYSIPYMWGTIGIGYNVEKVKAVLGEDAPVDSWDLVFKPENMEKLKACGVSFLDSPTEILPAALHYLGYAPDSSKADELKKAEELFLSIRPSVAYFHSSKYISDLANGNICVAIGYSGDIYQSKARAEEAKNGVEVGYNIPKEGAGSFFDMLAVPADAKNVEAAHVFLNYLMEPAVMANITNYVQFPNGNAAATPLVDEALRTDPGVYPTPEVLQKIYTFPDLAPAVQRNMTRSWTKIKSGR comes from the coding sequence ATGAAAACATTCGGCAAGACCCTTCTCGCGTTGTCCCTGACCGCGGCCGTGGCAGGCGCTGCTCAGGCTGACAGCAAGGTGCTGCATGTCTACAACTGGAGCGATTACATCGCCGAAGACACCCTGGCCAACTTCGAGAAGGAAACCGGCATCAAGGTCGTCTACGACGTCTTCGACAGCAACGAAGTACTGGAAGCCAAGCTGCTGGCCGGCAGCTCCGGTTACGACGTAGTCGTGCCGTCCAACCCGTTCCTGGCCAAGCAGATCAAGGCTGGCGTGTTCCAGAAACTGGACAAGTCCAAGCTGCCGAACTGGTCAAACCTGGACAAGGACCTGCTCAAGGCCCTGGAACCGAGCGATCCGGGCAACCAGTACTCGATCCCCTACATGTGGGGCACCATCGGCATCGGCTACAACGTCGAGAAGGTCAAGGCCGTGCTCGGCGAAGACGCGCCGGTCGACTCCTGGGATCTGGTGTTCAAGCCCGAGAACATGGAAAAGCTCAAGGCCTGCGGCGTTTCCTTCCTCGATTCCCCGACCGAAATTCTCCCGGCCGCTCTGCACTACCTGGGCTACGCCCCGGACAGCAGCAAGGCTGACGAGCTGAAGAAGGCCGAGGAACTGTTCCTCTCCATCCGTCCTTCGGTGGCTTACTTCCACAGCTCCAAGTACATCTCCGACCTGGCCAACGGCAACATCTGCGTCGCCATCGGCTACTCGGGCGATATCTACCAGAGCAAGGCGCGCGCCGAGGAAGCGAAGAACGGCGTGGAAGTCGGCTACAACATTCCGAAGGAAGGCGCGGGCTCCTTCTTCGACATGCTGGCAGTGCCGGCCGACGCCAAGAACGTCGAAGCTGCACACGTGTTCCTCAACTACCTGATGGAGCCGGCGGTGATGGCCAACATCACCAACTACGTGCAGTTCCCCAACGGCAACGCCGCAGCTACGCCGCTGGTCGATGAGGCGCTGCGCACCGATCCGGGCGTTTACCCGACTCCGGAAGTGCTGCAGAAGATCTACACCTTCCCGGACCTGGCGCCGGCGGTGCAGCGCAACATGACCCGCAGCTGGACCAAGATCAAGTCCGGTCGCTAA
- a CDS encoding polyamine ABC transporter substrate-binding protein, with product MRRSTLLAGLIAAAIGMSVAQAADRVVKVYNWSDYIAPDTIAEFEKETGIKVVYDVFDSNETLDGKLATGQSGYDVVVPTNHYLAKQVRAGTYLKLDKTKLPNLVNLDPTIMENLAAGDPGNEYSVPYLWGTNGIGLNATKARAVLGDDAPLDSWALLFDPQYAEKLASCGIALLDSGDEVLPQTVNYLGLSPHTTQREDYEKAYEQLMKVRPYITYFHSSKFISDLANGNICAAFGYSGDVLQAADRAEEAGRSDEIIYIIPKEGTAMWADLLAIPKDSKNVDEAHAFINYLLRPDVIAKISDYVAYANPNLKATELVDESVRENPGVYPSEEVMAKLYVAEERTPEVQRWLTRDWTRIKSGR from the coding sequence ATGCGTCGTTCTACCCTGCTGGCCGGCCTGATCGCCGCTGCCATTGGTATGTCTGTTGCCCAGGCCGCCGACCGTGTGGTCAAGGTCTACAACTGGTCCGACTACATTGCGCCGGACACCATCGCCGAGTTCGAGAAGGAAACCGGCATCAAGGTGGTGTATGACGTTTTCGATTCCAACGAAACCCTCGACGGCAAGCTGGCTACCGGCCAGAGCGGCTATGACGTGGTGGTGCCTACCAACCATTACCTGGCCAAGCAGGTACGTGCCGGCACCTACCTGAAACTGGACAAGACCAAGCTGCCCAATCTGGTCAATCTCGACCCGACCATCATGGAAAACCTGGCCGCGGGCGACCCCGGCAACGAATACTCGGTACCTTACCTGTGGGGCACCAATGGCATCGGCCTGAACGCCACCAAGGCCCGTGCCGTGCTCGGCGATGACGCCCCGCTGGATTCCTGGGCGCTGCTGTTCGACCCGCAATACGCCGAGAAACTCGCCTCCTGCGGCATCGCATTGCTCGACTCGGGCGACGAAGTGCTGCCGCAGACGGTCAACTACCTGGGCCTGTCGCCGCATACCACCCAGCGTGAAGACTACGAGAAGGCCTATGAGCAGCTGATGAAGGTGCGCCCTTACATCACCTACTTCCATAGCTCCAAATTCATCTCCGACCTGGCCAACGGCAACATCTGCGCCGCCTTCGGCTACTCCGGCGACGTGTTGCAGGCCGCTGACCGCGCCGAAGAGGCCGGCCGTAGCGACGAGATCATCTACATCATTCCCAAGGAAGGCACCGCCATGTGGGCGGACCTGCTGGCGATTCCCAAGGACTCGAAGAACGTCGATGAGGCGCATGCCTTCATCAACTACCTGCTGCGCCCCGACGTGATCGCCAAGATCAGCGACTACGTGGCCTACGCCAACCCCAACCTCAAGGCCACCGAGCTGGTCGACGAGAGCGTGCGCGAGAACCCGGGCGTTTATCCCAGCGAGGAGGTCATGGCCAAACTCTACGTTGCCGAGGAGCGTACGCCCGAGGTGCAACGCTGGCTGACCCGCGACTGGACAAGAATCAAGAGCGGACGCTGA
- a CDS encoding polyamine ABC transporter substrate-binding protein, translating to MQRALAAILLGLSCGLAQAADSIRVYNWNDYIAPQVLENFTRDTGIEVEYHTFASAEELAQALESGQPIDIAVPSHNDLPGLIASGRIRPLDFNLLPNRTHLDKQLLSKLAAVDPQNQHAVPYLWGAVGLAINTPRAEAAYGGPLPDSWSLLFDVEQSKRLASCGISVLDAPDETLSLLLNYQGRSLARSAPSRVERAGEILDALRPNLRYVDSERYIEDLNSGDLCLAMAWVGDALAAAQAGQPVRFVVPDEGSVLFVDNLVIPANASRPDLSHRFIDYLMQPQVIAQVTAETLYPNGNASSAQFIDSALLQQPGLYPDQDTKRRLYPLEVLSEKHAQVRNNVWQRFRDGS from the coding sequence ATGCAACGCGCTCTTGCCGCCATCCTGCTAGGCCTGAGCTGCGGCCTGGCTCAGGCCGCCGACAGCATCCGTGTCTACAACTGGAACGATTACATCGCGCCGCAGGTGCTGGAGAACTTCACTCGCGACACCGGCATCGAAGTCGAATACCACACCTTCGCCAGCGCCGAGGAGTTGGCGCAAGCGCTGGAAAGCGGTCAGCCCATCGACATCGCCGTGCCCTCGCACAACGACCTGCCAGGGCTGATCGCCAGCGGCCGCATTCGCCCGCTGGATTTCAACCTGCTGCCCAACCGCACGCACCTGGACAAGCAACTGCTGAGCAAGCTGGCTGCGGTCGACCCGCAGAACCAGCACGCCGTCCCCTACCTGTGGGGCGCGGTTGGCCTGGCAATCAATACCCCACGAGCCGAGGCCGCCTATGGTGGCCCCCTGCCGGACAGCTGGAGCCTGCTGTTCGACGTCGAACAGAGCAAGCGCCTGGCCAGTTGCGGCATCAGCGTGCTGGATGCACCGGATGAAACCCTGTCGCTGCTGCTCAACTACCAGGGCCGCAGCCTGGCACGCAGCGCCCCGAGCCGCGTCGAGCGCGCTGGAGAGATACTCGACGCCCTGCGCCCGAACCTGCGCTACGTCGACAGCGAACGCTACATCGAAGATCTCAACAGCGGCGACCTGTGCCTGGCCATGGCCTGGGTCGGTGACGCCCTGGCCGCAGCCCAGGCCGGCCAGCCAGTGCGCTTCGTGGTACCGGACGAGGGCTCGGTACTGTTCGTCGACAACCTGGTGATTCCCGCCAACGCCAGCCGCCCCGATCTCTCCCACCGTTTCATCGACTACCTGATGCAGCCGCAGGTGATCGCCCAGGTCACCGCCGAGACGCTCTACCCCAACGGCAATGCCAGCTCTGCACAGTTCATCGACAGCGCCCTGCTGCAGCAGCCCGGCCTGTATCCGGATCAGGACACCAAGCGCCGCCTGTATCCACTGGAGGTTCTCTCGGAGAAACATGCCCAGGTACGCAACAACGTCTGGCAGCGCTTTCGCGACGGCAGCTGA
- the potA gene encoding polyamine ABC transporter ATP-binding protein — MAVASSAYKKALEGDQTPKEVLVKIDRVTKKFDETVAVDDVSLTINKGEIFALLGGSGSGKSTLLRMLAGFERPTEGRIILDGVDITDMPPYQRPINMMFQSYALFPHMTVAQNIAFGLQQDKLAKAEIEERVAEMLKLVHMTQYAKRKPHQLSGGQRQRVALARSLAKRPKLLLLDEPMGALDKKLRSQMQLELVEIIERVGVTCVMVTHDQEEAMTMAQRIAIMHLGWIAQTGSPIDIYETPTSRLVCEFIGNVNLFDGQITSDEVDHAIIDCPHLDKPIYIGHGVSTRAENKSVSYALRPEKLLMATALPDDHEHPEYNWSRGHVHDIAYLGGHSVYHVKLTSGQIVQCFIANAERRGKRPTWDDPVVVYWEDDSGVVLQS; from the coding sequence ATGGCTGTTGCCTCCAGCGCCTACAAAAAAGCCCTCGAGGGGGATCAGACACCGAAAGAGGTGCTGGTCAAGATCGATCGGGTGACCAAGAAGTTCGACGAGACGGTGGCCGTCGACGACGTCTCGCTGACCATCAACAAGGGCGAGATCTTCGCCCTGCTGGGTGGTTCCGGCTCCGGCAAGTCGACCCTGCTGCGCATGCTCGCCGGCTTCGAACGTCCGACCGAAGGGCGCATCATCCTCGATGGCGTCGACATCACCGACATGCCGCCCTACCAGCGGCCGATCAACATGATGTTCCAGTCCTACGCGCTGTTCCCGCACATGACCGTGGCGCAGAACATCGCCTTCGGCCTGCAGCAGGACAAGTTGGCCAAGGCCGAGATCGAAGAGCGCGTGGCCGAGATGCTCAAGCTGGTACACATGACCCAGTACGCCAAGCGCAAGCCACACCAGCTCTCCGGTGGTCAGCGTCAGCGCGTGGCCCTGGCCCGCTCCCTGGCCAAACGCCCCAAGCTGCTGCTGCTCGACGAACCGATGGGCGCGCTGGACAAGAAGTTGCGTTCGCAGATGCAGTTGGAACTGGTGGAGATCATCGAGCGTGTCGGCGTGACCTGCGTGATGGTGACCCACGACCAGGAAGAGGCCATGACCATGGCCCAGCGCATCGCCATCATGCACCTGGGCTGGATCGCCCAGACCGGTAGCCCGATCGATATCTACGAGACGCCGACCAGCCGCCTGGTGTGTGAGTTCATCGGCAACGTCAACCTGTTCGATGGTCAGATCACCAGCGACGAGGTCGACCACGCGATCATCGACTGCCCGCATCTGGACAAGCCGATCTACATCGGTCACGGCGTCAGTACTCGCGCCGAGAACAAGTCCGTCAGCTACGCCCTGCGTCCGGAAAAACTGCTGATGGCCACCGCGCTGCCGGATGACCACGAGCATCCCGAGTACAACTGGAGCCGTGGCCACGTGCACGACATCGCCTACCTCGGTGGTCACTCGGTGTACCACGTCAAGCTCACTTCCGGGCAGATCGTGCAGTGCTTCATCGCCAACGCCGAGCGCCGCGGCAAGCGCCCGACCTGGGACGATCCGGTGGTGGTGTACTGGGAAGACGACAGCGGCGTGGTACTGCAATCATGA
- a CDS encoding TetR/AcrR family transcriptional regulator, with protein sequence MSRPASTRKPRASSQARIAVILAAARELLAEQGVANLSIYTVAEHAKIPPSSVYHFFASVPALLEGLTADVHAAFRACLQEPVEHASLNTWHDLSRIVEQRMLGIYARDAAARQLILAQHGLAEVTQADHQHDIELGRLMQALFERHFPLPQLPTDIDVFALAMELGDRVYARSVQLHGEITPRLAEEGMRVFDAYLGLYLPAALPKRPAPLA encoded by the coding sequence ATGTCGCGCCCCGCCAGCACCCGCAAACCGCGCGCCAGCAGCCAGGCACGTATTGCCGTGATTCTCGCTGCAGCACGCGAACTGCTGGCCGAGCAAGGCGTGGCCAATCTGTCGATCTACACGGTGGCCGAGCACGCGAAGATTCCACCCTCCTCGGTCTACCACTTCTTCGCCAGCGTACCGGCCCTGCTCGAAGGCCTTACTGCAGACGTGCACGCAGCCTTTCGCGCCTGCCTGCAGGAGCCCGTCGAGCATGCCAGCCTGAACACCTGGCATGACCTGTCGCGTATCGTCGAACAACGCATGCTGGGCATCTACGCGCGCGACGCCGCAGCGCGCCAGTTGATCCTCGCCCAGCACGGCCTGGCCGAAGTCACTCAAGCGGACCACCAGCACGACATCGAACTGGGCCGCCTGATGCAAGCATTGTTCGAGCGCCACTTCCCCCTGCCGCAATTACCGACGGATATCGATGTATTCGCCCTGGCCATGGAGCTGGGTGATCGCGTCTACGCACGCTCCGTGCAACTGCATGGCGAAATCACACCACGCCTGGCCGAAGAAGGCATGCGCGTATTCGACGCCTACCTGGGCCTGTACCTGCCGGCCGCGCTGCCAAAGAGACCTGCGCCACTGGCGTAA
- a CDS encoding glutamine synthetase family protein — MSVPPRAVQLNEANAFLKEHPEVQFVDLLIADMNGVVRGKRIDRNALHKVYEKGINLPASLFALDINGSTVESTGLGLDIGDADRICFPIPNTLCNEPWQKRPTAQLLMTMHELDGTPFFADPREVLRQVVQKFDDMGLKICAAFELEFYLIDQENVNGRPQPPRSPISGKRPHSTQVYLIDDLDEYVDCLQDMLEAAKEQGIPADAIVKESAPAQFEVNLHHVEDAIKACDYALLLKRLIKNIAYDHEMDSTFMAKPYPGQAGNGLHVHISLLDKKTGKNIFAADNPLENQPLRHAIGGILDTMAASMAFLCPNVNSYRRFGAQFYVPNAPSWALDNRTVAVRVPTGSADAVRIEHRVAGADANPYLMLASILAGIHHGLTNQIDPGEPIEGNSYEQLEQSLPNNLRDALRELDDSEVLNKYIDPKYIDIFVACKEAELQEFETTISDLEYNWYLHTV, encoded by the coding sequence ATGTCGGTACCCCCGCGTGCCGTTCAGCTTAACGAAGCGAACGCGTTCCTCAAGGAACATCCCGAGGTCCAGTTCGTCGACCTTCTTATTGCAGATATGAATGGCGTGGTGCGCGGCAAGCGCATCGATCGAAACGCCCTGCACAAGGTGTACGAGAAAGGCATCAACCTGCCGGCCTCGCTCTTCGCCCTCGACATCAATGGCTCCACCGTCGAGAGCACCGGCCTTGGCCTGGATATCGGTGACGCCGACCGTATCTGCTTCCCCATCCCCAATACCCTGTGCAACGAGCCCTGGCAGAAGCGCCCCACCGCGCAGCTGCTGATGACCATGCACGAACTGGATGGCACCCCCTTCTTCGCCGACCCGCGCGAAGTGCTGCGCCAGGTGGTGCAGAAGTTCGACGACATGGGCCTGAAGATCTGCGCCGCCTTCGAACTGGAGTTCTACCTGATCGACCAGGAGAACGTGAACGGCCGGCCGCAGCCGCCGCGCTCGCCGATCTCCGGCAAGCGCCCGCATTCCACTCAGGTGTACCTGATCGACGACCTCGACGAATACGTCGACTGCCTGCAGGACATGCTCGAAGCCGCCAAGGAGCAGGGCATCCCGGCCGACGCCATCGTCAAGGAAAGCGCCCCGGCGCAGTTCGAGGTCAACCTGCACCACGTCGAGGACGCCATCAAGGCCTGCGACTACGCGCTGCTGCTCAAGCGCCTGATCAAGAACATCGCCTACGACCACGAGATGGACTCCACCTTCATGGCCAAGCCCTACCCGGGCCAGGCCGGCAACGGCCTGCACGTGCACATCTCGCTGCTGGACAAGAAGACCGGCAAGAACATCTTCGCCGCCGACAACCCGCTGGAGAACCAGCCGCTGCGCCACGCCATCGGCGGCATCCTCGACACCATGGCCGCGAGCATGGCCTTCCTCTGCCCCAACGTGAACTCCTACCGCCGCTTCGGCGCGCAGTTCTACGTGCCCAACGCGCCGAGCTGGGCGCTGGACAACCGCACCGTGGCCGTGCGCGTGCCCACCGGCAGCGCCGACGCCGTGCGCATCGAACACCGGGTGGCCGGTGCCGACGCCAATCCCTACCTGATGCTGGCGTCGATCCTCGCCGGCATCCACCACGGTCTGACCAACCAGATCGACCCGGGCGAGCCGATCGAAGGCAACTCCTACGAGCAACTCGAGCAGAGCCTGCCGAACAACCTGCGCGATGCCCTGCGCGAGCTGGACGACAGCGAAGTGCTGAACAAGTACATCGATCCGAAGTACATCGACATCTTCGTCGCGTGCAAGGAAGCCGAGCTGCAGGAGTTCGAGACCACCATCTCCGACCTCGAATACAACTGGTACCTGCACACCGTGTAA
- a CDS encoding aspartate aminotransferase family protein — protein sequence MNKQAKNPKTAHWQALSQAHHLAPFSDYKQLAEKGPRIITEAKGVHLWDSEGNKILDGMAGLWCVAVGYGREELVEAAATQMRQLPFYNTFFQTAHPPVLELAHAISQLAPAGMNHVFFTGSGSEGNDTMLRLVRHYWACKGQPQKKIIIGRENGYHGSTVAGASLGGMKFMHEQGDLPIPGIAHIPQPYWFGEGGDMSPEAFGIWAADQLEKKILELGEENVAAFIAEPIQGAGGVIIPPDSYWPRIKEILAKYDILFVADEVICGFGRTGEWFGSQYYDLKPDLMTIAKGLTSGYVPMGGLIVSDKVFEVIAAHGDFNHGFTYSGHPVAAAVGLENLRILKEEGIVERVKTESAPYLQRRLRELADHPLVGEVRGVGMLGAIELVQDKATRTRYPGDKAVGMICRGHCFNNGLIMRAVGDTMIIAPPLVISQAEVDELVEKARKCLDLTLRDLSV from the coding sequence ATGAACAAGCAAGCCAAGAACCCCAAGACCGCCCACTGGCAGGCCCTGAGCCAGGCCCACCATCTGGCACCGTTCAGTGATTACAAGCAGCTGGCCGAGAAGGGCCCGCGCATCATCACCGAGGCAAAAGGCGTGCACCTGTGGGACAGCGAGGGCAACAAGATCCTCGATGGCATGGCCGGTCTGTGGTGCGTGGCCGTCGGCTATGGCCGCGAGGAGCTGGTCGAGGCCGCGGCGACGCAGATGCGCCAGTTGCCGTTCTACAACACCTTCTTCCAGACCGCCCATCCACCGGTGCTGGAGCTGGCCCATGCCATCTCCCAACTGGCGCCGGCCGGCATGAACCACGTGTTCTTCACCGGCTCGGGCTCGGAAGGCAACGACACCATGCTGCGCCTGGTACGCCACTACTGGGCGTGCAAAGGCCAACCGCAGAAGAAGATCATCATCGGTCGCGAGAATGGCTACCACGGCTCCACCGTGGCCGGCGCCAGCCTCGGCGGCATGAAATTCATGCACGAGCAGGGCGACCTGCCGATTCCGGGCATCGCCCATATCCCGCAGCCGTACTGGTTCGGTGAAGGTGGTGATATGAGCCCGGAGGCCTTCGGCATCTGGGCCGCTGACCAGTTGGAGAAGAAGATTCTCGAACTGGGCGAAGAGAATGTCGCGGCCTTCATCGCCGAGCCGATCCAGGGCGCCGGCGGCGTGATCATCCCGCCGGACAGCTACTGGCCGCGCATCAAGGAAATCCTCGCCAAGTACGACATCCTCTTCGTCGCCGACGAAGTGATCTGCGGTTTCGGCCGTACCGGCGAATGGTTCGGCAGTCAGTATTACGACCTCAAGCCTGACCTGATGACCATCGCCAAGGGCCTTACCAGCGGCTACGTGCCGATGGGCGGGCTGATCGTCAGCGACAAGGTGTTCGAGGTGATCGCGGCGCACGGCGATTTCAACCATGGCTTCACCTATTCCGGCCATCCGGTGGCGGCAGCGGTGGGCCTGGAGAACCTGCGCATTCTCAAGGAAGAAGGCATCGTCGAGCGGGTGAAGACAGAATCGGCACCGTATTTGCAGCGTCGTCTACGTGAGCTGGCGGATCACCCGCTGGTGGGCGAAGTGCGCGGCGTCGGCATGCTTGGTGCCATCGAGTTGGTGCAGGACAAGGCGACGCGTACACGTTATCCGGGTGACAAGGCGGTAGGCATGATCTGCCGCGGCCACTGCTTTAATAACGGTCTGATCATGCGCGCCGTGGGCGACACCATGATCATTGCGCCACCACTGGTGATCAGCCAGGCGGAAGTGGATGAGCTGGTAGAGAAAGCACGCAAGTGCCTGGATCTGACCCTGCGTGACCTGTCGGTCTGA